A genomic window from Streptococcus sanguinis includes:
- the argB gene encoding acetylglutamate kinase: MKDVIVIKIGGVAAQKLSTKFIKQMQVWIAAGKKIVVVHGGGLVINQLMKERQLPTRKVKGLRVTAKSDLPIIEQALLGQVGRTLTQELNDSDIESLQLVSHLGKTVSADFIDKDLYGYVGQVKAIQTAYLEQLLAADMVPVLASLGENDAGELLNINADYLAAAVASSLQAEKLILMTDIEGVLEDKKVLPQILTSQVSKKIQTGVIKGGMIPKIESAVQTVLSGVGQVLIGDNLLTGTLIAEG; this comes from the coding sequence ATGAAAGATGTGATTGTTATAAAAATTGGCGGCGTTGCTGCGCAAAAGCTGTCTACTAAGTTTATCAAGCAAATGCAAGTGTGGATAGCAGCTGGTAAGAAAATCGTGGTCGTTCACGGGGGCGGTCTGGTCATTAACCAACTTATGAAAGAGCGCCAGCTGCCTACTCGCAAGGTTAAGGGGTTACGGGTGACAGCTAAGTCTGACTTGCCCATTATTGAGCAGGCCTTGCTAGGTCAAGTCGGCCGGACTCTGACACAAGAACTGAACGATTCAGATATTGAAAGCCTTCAGCTGGTTTCACATTTGGGGAAGACAGTTTCGGCAGATTTTATTGATAAAGACCTCTATGGCTATGTCGGTCAGGTGAAGGCGATTCAAACTGCCTATCTAGAGCAGCTGCTGGCTGCGGACATGGTCCCGGTGCTGGCTTCGCTGGGGGAAAATGATGCTGGTGAGCTCTTAAATATCAATGCAGACTATCTAGCTGCGGCAGTTGCCAGCAGCTTGCAGGCAGAGAAGCTGATCCTGATGACAGATATAGAAGGGGTTCTGGAGGACAAAAAAGTCCTGCCCCAGATTCTGACTAGTCAGGTTTCCAAGAAGATTCAAACAGGTGTCATCAAGGGTGGCATGATTCCTAAGATCGAAAGTGCTGTTCAGACTGTACTTTCCGGTGTCGGTCAGGTTCTGATTGGTGACAATCTTTTGACGGGCACCTTGATAGCAGAGGGATAA
- the argJ gene encoding bifunctional glutamate N-acetyltransferase/amino-acid acetyltransferase ArgJ, with translation MKTIDGTIASPLGFSADGLHAGFKKKKLDFGWIVSEVPASVAGVYTTNKVIAAPLLVTKASIQKSQKLQAIVVNSGIANSCTGQQGLDAAYEMQRLTAQKLKIEPDLVGLASTGVIGEQLPMNALKNGLSKILVSGKAEDFAEAILTTDTCTKTCVVTEEFGSDLVTMAGVAKGSGMIHPNMATMLAFITCDANISSATLQAALSQHVETTFNQITVDGDTSTNDMVLVMANGCRQNEEILPDTEEFEKFSKMLRYLMTDLAKKIAKDGEGATKLIEVNVRHAKDEQSGRMIAKSVVGSSLVKTAIFGQDPNWGRILAAIGYAGADVSVDDIDIWIEGIPVMQASSPVAFDPEETSDAMAGELLTLTIDLHDGDAEAQAWGCDLSYDYVKINALYRT, from the coding sequence ATGAAAACTATTGATGGAACGATTGCCAGTCCGCTAGGCTTTTCGGCTGACGGTTTACACGCTGGCTTTAAGAAAAAGAAGTTGGATTTTGGCTGGATTGTCTCAGAAGTACCAGCCAGTGTGGCAGGAGTCTATACGACCAATAAGGTCATTGCTGCTCCGCTTCTAGTGACCAAAGCATCAATCCAAAAGAGTCAGAAATTGCAGGCAATAGTAGTTAATTCTGGTATTGCCAATTCCTGTACAGGTCAGCAGGGACTGGACGCCGCCTATGAGATGCAGCGATTGACTGCTCAAAAGCTGAAGATTGAGCCCGACTTGGTAGGTCTGGCTTCTACAGGAGTCATCGGCGAGCAGCTTCCAATGAATGCTCTTAAAAATGGTCTGTCAAAGATTCTAGTGAGTGGTAAGGCAGAAGATTTTGCTGAAGCTATCTTGACAACAGATACTTGCACCAAAACCTGTGTGGTCACAGAAGAGTTTGGCTCAGACCTGGTGACAATGGCGGGAGTAGCTAAGGGATCGGGCATGATTCATCCGAATATGGCAACTATGCTGGCCTTTATAACCTGTGACGCTAATATTTCCAGTGCTACCTTGCAAGCGGCTCTCAGTCAGCATGTGGAGACGACTTTCAACCAAATCACGGTGGATGGGGATACATCGACCAATGACATGGTGCTAGTCATGGCTAACGGCTGCCGGCAAAATGAAGAAATTCTGCCAGATACGGAAGAATTTGAAAAGTTTTCCAAGATGCTCCGCTATCTTATGACTGACTTGGCTAAGAAAATTGCCAAGGATGGCGAGGGAGCGACCAAGCTGATTGAAGTCAATGTTCGGCATGCCAAGGATGAACAGAGTGGCCGTATGATTGCCAAGAGTGTCGTTGGCTCTAGCTTGGTCAAAACAGCTATTTTTGGTCAAGATCCCAATTGGGGCCGAATCTTAGCAGCTATCGGCTATGCGGGAGCAGATGTCTCGGTTGATGACATTGATATTTGGATTGAGGGGATTCCAGTTATGCAGGCTTCTAGTCCTGTGGCTTTTGACCCCGAGGAGACTAGTGATGCCATGGCTGGGGAGCTGCTGACCTTGACGATTGACCTACACGATGGGGACGCTGAAGCTCAGGCCTGGGGCTGCGATTTGTCCTATGATTATGTGAAAATCAATGCCCTCTATAGAACCTAA
- a CDS encoding N-acetyl-gamma-glutamyl-phosphate reductase — protein sequence MRISIVGITGYSGMELLRILLQHPQAEVVSLHASQDMEASVSELYPHLKGICDLKIEAFDSQEIMRRADLVFFATSSGVAKDLSKDFVEAGFPVIDLSGDHRLPGNIYKKWYRKVPAEDHVQKEFIYGLSEFTDVRGKRFIANPGCYATATELALIPLLQAQAIELDSIIVDAKSGLTGAGKNPAASSHFVHVHDNYVTYKLNQHQHIPEIVQQLQRFDEGLQQIQFSTSLIPLNRGIVATVYSKLKEPLTREELISIYQECYQDKPFVRIQASLPNLHQVVGTNYTDIGFDYNPVTNILTVVAVLDNLIKGAAGQAVQNMNLMLGFPETDGLLSQPSYV from the coding sequence ATGCGAATTTCGATTGTGGGAATTACTGGTTACTCAGGAATGGAACTCCTCCGTATTTTACTGCAGCATCCGCAGGCGGAAGTCGTTTCCCTTCATGCCAGCCAAGATATGGAGGCTTCTGTGTCAGAGCTTTATCCTCATTTGAAAGGGATTTGCGACCTGAAAATAGAAGCTTTTGACAGTCAGGAAATTATGCGACGAGCAGATCTTGTTTTCTTTGCAACATCAAGCGGAGTGGCTAAAGATTTGTCCAAAGATTTTGTAGAAGCAGGATTTCCAGTCATTGACCTATCTGGTGATCATCGTTTGCCAGGGAATATTTATAAAAAATGGTATCGGAAAGTGCCTGCTGAAGACCATGTTCAAAAAGAGTTTATTTATGGACTGTCTGAGTTTACAGATGTCAGAGGGAAGCGATTTATTGCCAATCCCGGCTGCTATGCAACGGCTACAGAGTTGGCCTTGATTCCCTTGCTGCAGGCTCAGGCTATTGAGCTGGACTCCATTATTGTCGATGCCAAGAGTGGCTTGACAGGGGCGGGGAAAAATCCAGCTGCATCCAGTCATTTTGTCCATGTGCATGACAATTATGTGACTTACAAGCTGAATCAGCATCAGCATATTCCTGAGATTGTGCAGCAGTTACAGCGTTTTGATGAGGGATTGCAGCAGATTCAGTTTTCAACATCCCTTATTCCGCTCAATCGTGGCATCGTAGCGACGGTTTACAGCAAGTTGAAGGAACCTTTGACTAGGGAAGAACTAATTTCTATTTACCAAGAATGCTATCAGGACAAGCCTTTTGTCCGTATTCAAGCATCTTTGCCGAATTTGCACCAGGTTGTCGGTACTAATTATACAGATATTGGTTTCGACTATAATCCTGTGACGAATATTTTAACTGTAGTGGCCGTGCTGGATAATCTGATTAAGGGGGCTGCTGGTCAGGCAGTTCAGAATATGAATCTGATGCTGGGCTTCCCTGAAACAGATGGCCTGCTCAGTCAACCGTCCTATGTCTAG
- the alaS gene encoding alanine--tRNA ligase: MKQMSSAQVRQMWLDFWATKGHAVEPSVSLVPVNDPTLLWINSGVATLKKYFDGTIIPENPRITNAQKAIRTNDIENVGKTARHHTMFEMLGNFSIGDYFRDEAIEWAYELLTSPEWFDFPKDKLYMTYYPDDKDSYNRWIAMGVEPSHLIPIEDNFWEIGAGPSGPDTEIFFDRGEAFDPENIGVRLLEEDIENDRYIEIWNIVLSQFNADPAVPRSEYKELPHKNIDTGAGLERLVAVIQGAKTNFETDLFMPIIREVEKLSGKVYDQDGDNMSFKVIADHIRSLSFAIGDGALPGNEGRGYVLRRLLRRASMHGQKLGINEPFLYKLVPTVGKIMESYYPEVLEKKDFIEKIIKSEEESFARTLHSGQHFAQGIVADLKEKGQAIISGQDAFKLYDTYGFPLELTEEIAEEAGMTVDRAGFEAAMKEQQDRARASVVKGGSMGMQNETLQAITVESVFNYEKEELTAELLAIVADDAAVESVETGTAALIFAETPFYAEMGGQVADHGQIFDAAGNLVAQVRDVQKAPNGQPLHTVEVLAPLTLGQSYKLEIDHSRRHRVMKNHTATHLLHAALHNVLGNHATQAGSLNEVEFLRFDFTHFQAVIAEELRAIEQEVNEKIWEALAIETVETDIDTAKEMGAMALFGEKYGKEVRVVTIGDYSVELCGGTHVGNTSEIGIFKIVKEEGIGSGTRRILAVTSKEAFEAYREEEEALKAIAATLKAPQIKEVPHKVEALQEQLRQLQKENAELKEKAAAAASGEVFKNVQEANGHSFIASQVSVSDAGALRTFADTWKQKDYSDVLVLVAAIGDKVNVLAASKTKDIHAGNLIKELAPIVDGRGGGKPDMAMAGGSKQSAIPDLLAAVAEKL; this comes from the coding sequence ATGAAACAAATGTCAAGTGCTCAGGTTCGTCAAATGTGGCTGGATTTTTGGGCAACTAAAGGTCATGCAGTAGAACCATCAGTCAGCTTGGTGCCGGTCAACGATCCAACTTTGCTCTGGATTAACTCTGGTGTTGCGACCCTCAAGAAATACTTTGATGGAACCATCATTCCAGAAAATCCTCGGATTACCAATGCTCAAAAAGCCATTCGGACCAACGATATTGAAAATGTCGGAAAAACTGCCCGCCACCATACCATGTTTGAAATGCTGGGCAATTTCTCTATTGGCGATTATTTCCGTGATGAAGCGATTGAGTGGGCTTACGAGCTTTTGACTAGTCCTGAATGGTTTGATTTTCCCAAAGACAAGCTTTACATGACCTACTATCCAGATGACAAGGACTCTTACAACCGCTGGATTGCTATGGGCGTTGAGCCTAGTCATTTGATTCCGATTGAAGATAATTTCTGGGAAATCGGTGCGGGGCCTTCTGGACCAGATACAGAGATTTTCTTTGACAGAGGTGAGGCTTTTGATCCAGAAAATATCGGAGTGCGCCTCTTAGAAGAAGATATTGAGAACGACCGTTATATCGAAATCTGGAATATCGTCTTGTCACAATTCAACGCTGACCCTGCTGTACCGCGTAGCGAGTACAAGGAATTGCCACATAAGAACATTGATACGGGCGCTGGTTTGGAGCGTTTGGTCGCTGTTATCCAAGGGGCTAAGACCAACTTCGAGACCGACCTCTTCATGCCAATCATTCGTGAAGTAGAGAAACTGTCCGGCAAGGTCTATGACCAAGATGGCGACAATATGAGTTTCAAGGTTATCGCAGACCATATCCGCTCGCTCTCCTTTGCCATTGGTGATGGGGCTCTTCCTGGAAATGAAGGCCGCGGCTATGTCCTTCGTCGTTTGCTTCGTCGTGCTTCAATGCATGGCCAAAAGCTGGGTATCAATGAGCCTTTCCTTTACAAGCTTGTACCAACTGTGGGCAAGATTATGGAAAGCTACTATCCAGAAGTCCTTGAAAAGAAAGACTTTATCGAAAAGATTATCAAGAGTGAGGAAGAATCTTTTGCTCGTACTCTGCACTCTGGTCAACATTTTGCCCAAGGCATCGTAGCAGATCTGAAAGAAAAAGGTCAGGCAATCATCTCTGGTCAAGATGCCTTCAAACTCTACGATACTTACGGTTTCCCACTGGAGTTGACTGAGGAAATCGCTGAAGAAGCAGGCATGACTGTAGACCGTGCTGGCTTTGAAGCAGCTATGAAAGAGCAGCAGGACCGGGCGCGTGCGTCTGTCGTCAAGGGTGGCTCAATGGGCATGCAAAATGAAACCCTGCAGGCCATCACAGTAGAGAGTGTCTTTAACTACGAAAAAGAAGAGCTGACAGCTGAACTCCTTGCTATCGTAGCGGATGATGCAGCAGTGGAGTCTGTTGAGACAGGGACAGCTGCCCTCATCTTTGCAGAAACACCATTCTACGCTGAAATGGGTGGTCAGGTGGCCGACCACGGTCAAATCTTTGATGCAGCAGGCAATCTGGTAGCGCAAGTAAGGGACGTGCAAAAGGCACCAAATGGTCAACCACTACATACTGTCGAGGTCTTGGCTCCTCTGACTCTCGGTCAAAGCTATAAACTGGAAATTGATCACAGCCGCCGCCATCGTGTGATGAAAAACCATACGGCGACTCACCTCTTGCATGCAGCTTTGCATAATGTTCTTGGTAATCATGCAACCCAAGCTGGCTCTCTGAACGAAGTAGAATTCCTGCGCTTTGACTTTACGCATTTCCAAGCAGTGATAGCAGAAGAGCTGCGCGCTATTGAGCAAGAAGTCAATGAGAAAATCTGGGAAGCTCTTGCCATTGAGACAGTAGAGACTGATATTGACACGGCTAAGGAAATGGGTGCCATGGCGCTCTTTGGCGAAAAATATGGTAAAGAAGTTCGCGTCGTAACCATTGGCGACTACTCTGTCGAGCTTTGCGGAGGAACCCACGTAGGCAACACTTCTGAAATCGGTATTTTCAAGATTGTCAAGGAAGAAGGTATCGGATCTGGAACTCGCCGTATCTTGGCAGTCACCAGCAAGGAAGCTTTTGAAGCCTACCGTGAGGAAGAAGAGGCGCTTAAGGCTATTGCAGCGACTCTCAAGGCACCGCAAATCAAGGAAGTGCCTCACAAGGTAGAAGCACTGCAAGAGCAGCTGCGTCAACTCCAAAAAGAGAACGCAGAGCTCAAGGAAAAAGCAGCAGCAGCGGCCTCTGGTGAAGTCTTCAAGAATGTTCAAGAGGCAAATGGACATAGCTTTATCGCTAGTCAGGTCTCTGTGTCTGATGCAGGTGCCCTACGTACCTTTGCGGACACGTGGAAGCAGAAGGACTATTCAGATGTTCTTGTACTGGTCGCAGCAATTGGTGATAAGGTCAATGTTCTTGCAGCCAGCAAGACCAAGGACATCCATGCTGGTAATCTGATTAAGGAATTGGCACCGATTGTAGATGGTCGAGGCGGCGGTAAGCCAGACATGGCTATGGCTGGCGGCAGCAAGCAATCCGCTATTCCAGACTTGCTAGCAGCAGTTGCTGAGAAGTTGTAA
- a CDS encoding UDP-N-acetylenolpyruvoylglucosamine reductase, translating to MKTYLVKQKFRLGGERFDIKDDRGNVDYQVEGSFFQIPKTFTIYDSQGQIVSQITKTLLTFLPQFEIKLSSGHSFYIRQKFTILRDKYKFDNLGLRVEGNIWDLNFRLLDDSNQVVAEITKELFHLTSTYQVHIYEESYSDLVISLCVAIDYVEMLESSSS from the coding sequence ATGAAAACCTATCTTGTCAAACAGAAATTTCGCTTAGGCGGCGAACGCTTTGATATCAAGGACGATCGAGGAAATGTGGATTACCAAGTGGAAGGCTCTTTCTTCCAGATTCCTAAAACCTTTACTATCTATGATAGTCAGGGCCAAATCGTCAGTCAGATTACCAAGACCCTTCTAACCTTCCTGCCCCAGTTTGAAATCAAACTCAGCAGCGGGCATAGCTTTTATATCCGTCAGAAATTCACTATTTTGCGTGATAAGTATAAATTTGATAATTTGGGGCTACGAGTTGAAGGTAATATCTGGGATTTAAACTTTCGTCTGCTGGATGACAGCAATCAAGTCGTTGCAGAGATTACCAAGGAGCTTTTCCATCTGACCTCTACTTATCAGGTTCATATTTATGAGGAGTCTTATTCAGATTTGGTGATATCCCTCTGTGTCGCTATTGATTATGTCGAAATGCTGGAAAGTTCGTCCTCATAA
- the prsA gene encoding peptidylprolyl isomerase PrsA, whose translation MKKKIFAGAVTLLSVAVLAACSNSEGKDIVTMKGDTITVNEFYEQVRNNVAAQQVLLQMTIKNIFEEQYGKYVKDKDVKEAFEKSKTAYGTAFAQVLAQNGLTEDTYKEQIRTNMLVEYAVKKAAEKELTDENYKAAFENYTPEVTAQIIKVDSEEKGKEVLEKVKAEGADFSQIAKENSTDAATKEKGGEIKFDSGSTDVPDAVKKAAFALEENGISDLVTVQDSQYSASYYIVKLVKKSEKSSNWKDYKDRLKEIIIAQKEKDTSFIQSVVAKELKDANIKVKDSAFQSVFAQYIETTGSSTSSSSDASSSKTSESSSAAESSSEEASSSAAE comes from the coding sequence ATGAAGAAAAAAATATTTGCAGGAGCTGTGACACTCTTGTCAGTCGCTGTATTAGCAGCATGTTCTAACTCAGAAGGCAAGGACATCGTGACCATGAAAGGAGATACGATTACTGTCAATGAATTTTACGAGCAAGTGAGAAATAATGTTGCAGCTCAGCAGGTCTTGCTGCAGATGACCATCAAAAACATCTTTGAAGAACAATACGGCAAATACGTCAAAGACAAGGACGTCAAGGAAGCTTTTGAAAAGTCTAAAACTGCTTACGGTACAGCTTTTGCCCAAGTCTTGGCTCAAAACGGATTGACCGAAGATACCTACAAGGAGCAAATCCGCACCAATATGCTGGTAGAGTATGCCGTTAAGAAGGCTGCTGAAAAAGAGCTGACTGACGAAAACTACAAGGCTGCCTTTGAAAACTACACGCCAGAAGTAACAGCTCAAATCATCAAGGTTGACAGCGAAGAGAAAGGTAAGGAAGTTCTTGAAAAAGTTAAAGCTGAAGGAGCAGACTTCAGTCAAATCGCTAAAGAGAACTCTACCGATGCTGCCACTAAGGAAAAAGGCGGAGAAATCAAGTTTGACTCTGGCTCTACTGATGTTCCAGATGCTGTCAAAAAAGCTGCCTTTGCTTTGGAAGAAAATGGCATTTCAGACCTTGTTACTGTGCAAGATTCACAGTACTCAGCAAGCTACTATATTGTTAAGCTGGTCAAGAAGTCAGAGAAATCTTCTAACTGGAAAGACTACAAAGATAGGCTGAAAGAGATTATCATTGCGCAAAAAGAAAAAGATACTAGCTTTATCCAAAGCGTTGTAGCTAAAGAGCTGAAAGATGCCAACATCAAGGTTAAGGACAGTGCTTTCCAATCTGTCTTTGCTCAGTATATTGAAACGACAGGCTCTTCAACTTCTTCATCAAGTGATGCCAGCAGCTCAAAGACTTCTGAGTCCAGCTCAGCAGCCGAAAGCAGTTCAGAAGAAGCTTCTTCATCAGCCGCAGAATAA
- a CDS encoding O-methyltransferase, whose amino-acid sequence MVETYNQNSNPNMRRPVVKEEIVDFMRQRLQPVTGGLKELEDFARAENVPVIPHETVAYFRLLLESLQPEKILEIGTAIGFSALLTAEHAPQAQITTIDRNPEMIELAKANFAKYDSRQQITLLEGDAVDLLETLEDSYDLVFMDSAKSKYVVFLPQVLKHLNPGGLVLIDDVFQGGDVAKPFEEIKRGQRAIYRGLHSLFDATLDSSDLTSSLLPLGDGLLMIRKK is encoded by the coding sequence ATGGTCGAGACTTATAATCAAAACTCTAATCCCAATATGCGTCGGCCAGTGGTCAAAGAAGAAATTGTAGACTTTATGAGGCAGCGTCTCCAGCCGGTCACTGGTGGACTCAAGGAACTAGAGGATTTTGCCAGAGCTGAAAATGTGCCCGTGATTCCCCATGAGACAGTGGCATATTTCCGCTTGCTTCTTGAAAGTCTGCAGCCAGAGAAGATTTTAGAAATTGGGACCGCTATTGGTTTTTCGGCCCTTTTGACGGCTGAGCATGCTCCTCAGGCTCAGATTACGACCATTGACCGCAATCCAGAGATGATTGAGTTGGCCAAGGCTAATTTTGCCAAATATGACAGCCGTCAGCAGATCACTCTGCTGGAAGGCGATGCGGTGGATTTGCTTGAGACATTAGAGGATTCCTACGACCTTGTCTTTATGGACTCTGCCAAGTCCAAGTATGTGGTCTTTCTGCCTCAGGTCCTCAAGCACCTCAATCCTGGCGGTCTGGTCCTCATTGATGATGTCTTTCAAGGCGGCGATGTTGCCAAGCCTTTTGAGGAAATTAAGCGTGGCCAACGGGCTATTTACCGAGGGTTGCATAGTCTTTTTGACGCAACTTTGGATAGTTCAGATTTGACTTCCAGTCTGCTTCCCTTGGGAGATGGGCTGCTTATGATTAGAAAAAAATGA
- the pepF gene encoding oligoendopeptidase F, translating to MAKQRNEIEEKYTWDLSTIFPTDEAFEVELAQVSEEVKKAASLAGHLLDSADSLLTTTEIQLDLMRRIEKLYSYAHMKNDQDTRVAKYQEYQAKGMTLYSDFGQSFAFYEPEFMAITEEQYQAFLAEQPALQLYQHYFDKLLKKKAHILTQREEELLAGAGEIFGAAGETFAILDNADIVFPMVHDEDGNEVQLSHGNYITLVESKNREVRKEAYEALYSVYEQYQHTYAKTLQTNVKVHNYNAKARKFSSAREAALSADFIPESVYDSLVSAVNKHLPLLQRYIALRAKILGISDLKMYDMYTPLSETDYKFTYEEALAKSEEVLAILGEDYLSRVKTAFSERWIDVHENQGKRSGAYSGGSYDTNAFMLLNWQDTLDNLFTLVHETGHSMHSSYTRETQPYVYGDYSIFLAEIASTTNENILTEKLLEEVEDDATRFAILNHFLDGFRGTVFRQTQFAEFEHAIHKADQEGQVLTSEFLNDLYADLNEKYYGLKKEDNPQIQYEWARIPHFYYDYYVFQYSTGFSAASVLAEKIVHGSQEDKDKYLDYLKAGNSDYPLNVIKKAGVDMEKEDYLNAAFAVFERRLDEFEALVEKLGLA from the coding sequence ATGGCAAAACAAAGAAATGAAATTGAAGAAAAATATACTTGGGATTTGAGCACCATTTTCCCAACAGATGAAGCCTTTGAAGTTGAGCTGGCGCAGGTTTCAGAAGAAGTGAAGAAAGCAGCTAGTCTGGCTGGACATTTGCTAGATTCAGCAGACAGTCTTTTGACAACGACAGAAATCCAGTTAGACTTGATGCGTCGTATTGAAAAGCTTTATTCTTATGCTCACATGAAGAATGACCAGGATACACGTGTGGCCAAGTACCAAGAGTATCAGGCTAAAGGCATGACTCTTTACAGTGATTTTGGTCAAAGCTTTGCCTTCTACGAGCCCGAATTTATGGCGATTACAGAAGAACAATACCAAGCTTTCTTAGCTGAGCAGCCAGCCCTGCAGCTGTATCAGCATTATTTTGACAAGCTTTTGAAAAAGAAGGCTCACATCCTGACACAGCGTGAAGAAGAACTATTGGCTGGTGCTGGTGAAATCTTTGGGGCAGCGGGCGAAACCTTTGCTATCTTGGATAATGCAGATATTGTCTTTCCGATGGTGCATGATGAAGATGGAAATGAAGTTCAGCTCAGCCACGGTAACTATATTACTTTGGTCGAGTCTAAAAATCGAGAAGTCCGTAAGGAAGCTTACGAGGCTCTCTACAGCGTATACGAGCAGTATCAGCATACCTATGCCAAGACTCTGCAGACCAATGTCAAGGTTCACAACTACAATGCGAAAGCCCGCAAGTTTTCATCTGCCCGTGAAGCAGCCTTGTCAGCGGACTTTATTCCAGAAAGTGTCTATGACAGCCTAGTTTCAGCTGTCAATAAGCATTTGCCTCTCTTGCAGCGTTATATCGCTTTGCGAGCGAAGATTTTAGGCATTTCTGACTTGAAGATGTATGATATGTACACTCCTTTGTCAGAGACAGACTACAAGTTCACTTATGAGGAAGCCTTGGCTAAGTCTGAGGAAGTTCTGGCTATTCTGGGTGAGGATTATTTGAGCCGAGTCAAGACAGCTTTTTCAGAGCGCTGGATTGATGTTCATGAAAATCAAGGCAAGCGCTCAGGGGCATACTCAGGCGGTTCTTACGATACCAATGCCTTTATGTTGCTCAACTGGCAGGACACACTGGACAATCTCTTTACCTTGGTGCACGAGACAGGCCACAGTATGCACTCAAGTTATACTCGTGAGACCCAGCCTTATGTCTATGGAGACTACTCTATCTTCTTGGCTGAGATTGCTTCAACGACCAATGAAAATATCCTGACAGAGAAGCTCTTGGAAGAAGTAGAAGACGACGCCACTCGCTTTGCTATCCTCAATCACTTCTTGGATGGCTTCCGAGGTACAGTCTTCCGTCAAACCCAGTTTGCTGAGTTTGAGCACGCTATCCACAAGGCTGACCAAGAAGGTCAAGTTTTGACCAGCGAGTTTCTCAATGACCTCTATGCTGACTTGAACGAGAAATATTACGGTCTGAAAAAGGAAGACAACCCGCAGATTCAGTACGAATGGGCTCGGATTCCGCATTTCTACTATGATTACTATGTTTTCCAATATTCGACAGGATTTTCAGCGGCTTCTGTCTTGGCTGAAAAGATTGTCCATGGCAGTCAGGAAGACAAGGACAAGTATTTGGACTATCTGAAAGCTGGGAACTCTGACTATCCACTCAATGTCATCAAGAAAGCAGGTGTGGATATGGAAAAAGAAGACTACCTAAATGCTGCTTTTGCTGTCTTTGAGCGTCGTCTGGATGAATTTGAAGCCTTGGTAGAAAAGTTGGGACTGGCATAA